A window of Suncus etruscus isolate mSunEtr1 chromosome 4, mSunEtr1.pri.cur, whole genome shotgun sequence contains these coding sequences:
- the GNG5 gene encoding guanine nucleotide-binding protein G(I)/G(S)/G(O) subunit gamma-5, with translation MSGSSSVATMKKVVQQLRLEAGLNRVKVSQAAADLKQFCLQNAQHDPLLTGVSSSTNPFRPQKVCSFL, from the exons ATGTCTGGTTCGTCCAGCGTCGCCACGATGAAGAAAGTGGTTCAGCAGCTGCGGCTGGAGGCCGGGCTCAACCGCGTGAAG GTTTCCCAGGCTGCTGCAGATTTGAAACAGTTCTGTCTGCAGAATGCTCAACATGACCCTTTGTTGACTGGAGTGTCTTCAAGTACTAATCCCTTCAGACCCCAgaaagtttgttcttttttgtag